The Humulus lupulus chromosome 4, drHumLupu1.1, whole genome shotgun sequence genome has a window encoding:
- the LOC133829354 gene encoding uncharacterized protein LOC133829354 gives MNLAKKTRGKTLLENLTKRNIDLRIINWNEKGQPVGTNSVQFSSFVGALVREVVPYTISDWRKVSPIMRDVLWASIQAQYDLHDNWQKKMCFEMMAELWRAGKSRLVKDIINAKNESERLALKPDCIKSDVEWRAFVAKKISKEHLDIRAKYRERRKKAVPHTLSRRGYARTIDDMKKENEDVKISRIDAFRRAHTKKNGEAVNPTACDIFVTISHLIFVNFYLFSIMHTLVILIYMQGSLNEILLKDPKSGTTDNADEDALTKLFSNPKSGRLIGQGRGVTRSKLTVVNMCNSKISKLEEEQHNMKLKMTEMMNLLKEHLVVFLSCTYKP, from the exons ATGAACTTAGCCAAGAAGACAAGGGGAAAAACTCTATTGGAAAATCTGACCAAGAGGAACATTGacttaaggataataaattggaatgaaaaagggcaaccagttggtactaactcagtgcaattttcttcttttgtgggcgctcttgtgcgagaggttgttccttacactatttcagattggaggaaagtttcaccaattatgagagatgttctttgggcatctattcag gcacaatatgacttacatgataattggcaaaaaaagatgtgctttgaaatgatggcagaactatggagagctgggaaatctagacttgtaaaggatattatcaatgcaaaaaatgagagtgaacgactagccttaaagccggattgcataaaaagtgatgtagaatggagagcatttgttgccaaaaaaattagtaaagaacatttg gatataagggccaaataccgagagagaagaaagaaagctgttccacacaccttaagtcgaagaggatatgctcgaacaatcgatgatatg aagaaagaaaatgaggatgttaaaatatctagaatcgatgcttttcggagagcccataccaagaagaatggtgaagcTGTAAACCCAACGGCATGTGATATTTTTGTGActattagtcatttaatttttgtgaatttttacttattttccataatgcatacgttagttatactaatttatatgcagggttcattgaatgagattctccttaaagacccaaaatctggaactacagacaacgctgatgaggatgccttgacaaaattgtttagtaacccaaaatctggtcgtttaatcggacaaggaagaggtgtaacaaggtcaaagctaactgttgttaatatgtgtaatagcaagatttccaagttagaagaagagcaacataatatgaagctcaaaatgactgaaatgatgaatttacttaaagaacacttggtggtatttctatcttgcacttataaaccttag